GATGATCTTGCCGAGCACATCGGTGACCGCGGATTCCTCACTCACCGGGGACAGTTCGACACCCGTGGCCTTCTCGATCTTCGCGGCGGCCGCCCCGCACGGGACCTGTGGGGCGCACACCACCAGCTGGGTGCCGGGTGCGGCCAGGTCGGCGAAAGAGGTGATGCCCTTGGGGTTTCCGGGCGTGGTGACGATGGTCAGCGTATTGGTGGCGAAATCGACGGGCGGGCCGGCGACGATGTCCGCGTCCACCGCCTTGGCCATGTTGCCGGTATCGGCGGCGGCGAACACGTCCGCGGGGGCGCCCTGGGTCAGTTGGGCGACCAGATCCGACGAGCCGGCGAAGTTGAACGTGACCTTCGTGCCGGGATGGTCCTTTTCGAAGCGGGCTCCGAGTTCGGTGAACGTCTTCTTCAGCGAGGCCGCCGCGAACACCGTGAGCCCGCTGCCCGGGGCGGCCGGCGGGGAGCAGCCGGCCACCAGCAGCGCGACACCCAGCAGCCCGAGGATCGCTTTCACGATGTCCCCGCCGGGGTCTCCACGATGACGTTGGTGGCCTTGACCACGGCGACGGCCAGCGAACCGGGCTCCAGGCCGAGCTGGCGTACCGAGGCCGTGCTCATCAGGGAGACCACCGTGAACGGACCGCACTGCATCTGGACCTCGCTCATCACCTGATCCGAGGTCACCTGGGTGACCAGCCCGACGAGGCGGTTGCGGGCCGAACTGCCGACACCCAGCGGGTCCGCCGGCGGGTTGGCCTGCTCGCGGGCGAACTCGGCGAGCACCTCACCGGCGATCACCTTGCGGCCGGCCTCGTCCTTGTGGGACGCCAGCGCGCCGCCGTCGATCCAGCGGCGCACGGTGTCATCACTGACGCCCAGCAGGGCGGCCGCATCCTTGATCCGTATCTCAGGCATCTGCGCCTCCCTAGCCGCCCTGGATCCGCAAATGCGGATGCAAGGGACTATAGCGCCGACGATGCGGACGCAGGGGAACCGTTACCCGGCGGCCCGGTCGCGCGCCATCTCGGCCGCCACGGCCATCGACGCGGTACGCAGCGCCGCCCAGTCACCCCGCCAACCCAGCAGATGTATCGCCAGGTCGGCGGTGCGCGCCGGTTGATCGGGTGCGCCCAGACCGTCCGCCCGCAGGTTGGGCAGCGACTCGACCAGTCGGAAGACGGCGTCCTCGTCGATCCCGACATCGAGCGTGTCCGGTCCCGTCGGGCTGAGCCCGGCGATCACCCGGTGGCTCAGATCTTGATAGGCCTTGCGCAGTTCGGTGCGCTGCCGGTGGAAGTCATCGAAGTGCGGATCGCGCACCTCGGGCAGCAGATACAGGATGCCCAGGTTCCACGGACTGTCCCAGAGCAGCCTGCAGTCCAGGTAGCTCAGCGCATGTAACAGCACCACCGGGGGTTCGGGCCGGCCGCCCAACTGCTGGGCGGCCTGCAGGGACGACTCCACCGTGCCACTGAGCAGCGTGGCCAGGATGTCGTTCTTGGTGCGGAAGTGGTGGTACAGCGAGGCCTGCCGGATGCCGACGGCCTCGGCGATCTGCCGCGTCGAGGTGGCCGCGACGCCCAGTGTGGTGAACAGTTCCGCGGCGGCGTCGAGTACCTCGTCGCGGGCAGTGGCACCCGGCCGTTTACGCCGCTGGAGGCGGGGCCGTCCGGACGAGGGGGTGCGCACGTGTCGATCCTCCCAGGCGGGCAGGGCCGACACGTGCGCGACCACGCTGCTGTCGGTGCGGCTCAGGGCTGCGCCGTCGTGAGTACGGCCGGGGCGGGCTGTGCGTCGGGTTCCACCTCGACGGGCGCGGCCCGCTTCTCGGTGAACGCGGCGACCACCAGGTAGGCGGCCAGGGACACGGCGCCGGCCAGCAGCGTGGTCCAGCCGTCGGCCCCCGGGCCGACCCACTCGTTGGGGATGTAGAACAGCGTGTTGTCCACCCCGTAGATGGTCGGGGTGAGCACGAAGAACGTCATCCGCACCCCGATGCCGATCAGGATCGCCGCCCAGGCCGCGGCGGCCCCACCGCGGGACCAGTACAGCCCGAGGACGAATGGGACCACCAGGCTGGCCAGCAGCAGGTCGAAGGCCAGGGTCAGCAGGATGCCGGTCTGCGGCACCCGCAGCGCGACCACCGCGGCCAGCACCGCCATCGGCACGGTCGCCCACCGGGTGGCGGTGAGCACCCGCGGGGTCATGATCACCGCGGCCGCGTCGATCTGCAGTACATTGCGGATCAGCACCGCCGCGGTCGACAGCAGGATGCCGCTGATGGTGGTCAGGGTCGCCGCCAGCAGACCGGAGATGACGATGATCGCCAGCCAGGCCGGCGCGTACTGGCCCAGCAGGGTGTAGAGGATCGGCCCGTCGGCCGCGGCGTCACCGACGATGCTGACCGCCGCCAGTGCCACGAACGACAGCGGGAGGCACAGCAGCAGGATGCCCGCCGCCGCGGAGAAGCACGCCTTCTGCGCGCCGCCGGGGGTACGCGCGGAGAACACCCGCTGCATCAGGTCGATGGCGACGAGGTTGCCCAGGCCGAGCGCGATGATGGTGGCCCAGTTGATGACCGCACCGGATTCGCTGGAGGTCAGCTGGCTCAGGTCGCCGGCGCCCATGCCCTCGGGGGCGCTGAAGCCGTGCGTGCCGGCCACCCAGATCACCAGCGACACAACCCCGATGATGTTGACGACCACACAGGTGACCCCGGTGTAGACGGAGGCGAACATGCCACCGGTAATGGTGTAGAGCAGCGCGAGTGGGACGGTGAGCAGGATGCCGAACCAGTAGGAGACGCCGAGGAAACGCTCCAGCAGGAAGCCGACGGCGACCAGGTTGCCGGCCAGCAGAATGATGAAGCTGGCGATGGTCAGCACCGAGGACGCGACCTCGGTGGACCGGCCGAACCGGTTGCGGAAGTACTCCGGCAGCGTCACCACATCGGCGGCGCGCATCCGCTTGGCGAAGAACAAGCCCATCAGCAGCAGGCACAGGGCCAATCCGATCGGCAGGGCGGCACCGGCCCAGAAGCCGAAAGCGGCTGACAGGTCGGCATTTCCGATGGTGGCGTTCGAGTCGACGGGCTGGGCGATCAGGACCGCGGTGACCAGGACGGCGGGCAGTGCGCGCCCGGCGACCAGGTAGTTCGAACAGTCTCCGCGCACCCGGCGCGCGGAGACCACACCGCTGATGGTGAGGATGAGCAGGAAGATGGCTACGCCGGTGATGATCATGGCGGGACTCCATAGGGGGAGTAGGGGCGTTCGGTTGCCCCGGCGCCGTTGCCGGAGGATTGCAGAGCGAAAGCAGAACTAGCGGTGCAGCAATGCGTCTCGCCCGAAGCTGTCCAAAGGCTGTGCGCCTTCGGGCATCGTCACCTCCCCCCGCGCGACCCGGTCCTGGAGATAGCGGAAACTCTGGGCGGTCTGGGCGAACAGGTGCTCACCGGCGACCACCGTCGGTTTCGTCGCGCCGCTGCCGCGGAACGCGTCCAGTGGCGCGACGACGGTGTCGGCATCGACGTTGACGAACAGCGGAAAGGAGTAGCGTTCCTGCGCGACCTTGCGGACCCGGTGGCTGGTCGCGACGAACTCACCGTTGGTCCAGATCTCCAGCAGATCACCGATATTGAGCACGAACGCCCCGTCGATCAGCGGGACGTCGACCCAGTCCCCGGCGGCGTTGAGCACCTCCAGTCCCGGCGCGGTGGGGCGCAGCAGGGTGAAGCATTCGTAATCGGTGTGCGCGCCGATGCCGGGGCGGTCGGCGGCGGCCGGGTCGAACGGGTAGTGGATCAGCCGCAGCTGCGACGGTGGCGCGCTGACGTGCCGGTCGAAACGGTCGGCGGGTTCCCCGAGCGCCACCGCGAAGGCCCGCAGCAGCACCCGCGACAGCGCGAATACCGCGTCGTACCAGGCGGTCACGGCCTCCCGGAACCCGTCCAGCTCCGGCCACTGATTGGGCCCCAGCAGCGGGTGCCCGGCCAGGTGGCGGGGATCGCCGGCGGGCAGTTCGAAGGACAGGTCGAAGGCCTCCTTGGTGTCCACGGTGCCCGCCGAGAACACCTCCTCACCCGGTGGTACGTAGCCGCGGTGGTTGGTGGAGTTACCGATGTACACCTTCTGCTTCTCCGCCTCGGGCAGCGCGAAGAAGGCCGTGGTGCGCTCCAGCAGACCGTCGAACAGCGCCGGGTCCACACCGTGTCCGACGATCTGGGCGAAGCCGATGTCGCGGGCGGCCGCGCCGAGCGCGGCCACCGCATCGCGGTAGCCGGGTCCGGATTCATCGCGCAGTGCGGAGATGTCCAGTACCGGGATGGAGGTGAAGTCGGTGGTCATGATCAGTCCTGTAGTGCCAGTTGGGTTTCGGAATGGTCGCGCGCGATGCTCCATCGGCGCCGAGGGGCACCGCCGTGGTCGGCGACGGTGATCTCGCCGTCACCGAACTCGGGTGCCAGATCGTCGCCGATCCGGAACGGCAGCGTGGACCGGGTGATCACCCATCGGCCGTCGGTCACGGTGCCCAGCGAGATCTCCAGATCGAGCAGGGCGCGCGCGGTGGCCAGATCGGCGACCGCGACCGCCTCGCGCAGTGACATGCCCGGCGCCGGTGTCACATCGGCGCTGCGTCCGCGCAGATAACCGAACTGGTCTCCGACGCGCAGCAGCATGCCCGGCCGTCCGTCGGCACCGGCCAGCGCCAGTTCCAGCCCGTCCGGTGCCGCGTCGGTGGCGATCCAGTCCTCGAAATAGTCACGGCCGATGCCGGTTTCGACCAGGATGCCGTCGGCGAAGTGCAGCAGTCCGCGGTCGGGCAGCGGATCGGCCGGATGCAGGTCCACCTCCCGCCACCAGGTCCATTCCCCGTCACGCTCCTCGAGTCGGCCGGCGAAGGCCTGTTGCCCGCACAGCGCGAGCAGATCCTCGCGGGTGAGTTCGTCGGGCCCGTCGGCACCGATCACCGGCATGTCGGCCGGTGTCCGCAGGTCGAGGTAGAGCTCACCTGCCTGCAACCAGTCGACCTCGGTACCGGTGTCCACGGTGGTGCCGGGTACGACCAGCGCGCGCCGGCTCCAACGCCGACCGCTGAGGTCGGCTCGGGTCGCGGCGGTCCCGGTACCGATACGGCGCAGGTAGCCGCGCCAGTCGCCGTGATGGGTGATGTCCTTACCGGACTCGAATGCCTCTGCGGTGCATCCGAACCCGACCACCTCGGTGCCGTCGGCCAGGGTGGCCCGGCCCAGCGACATCGGGGCGGGCAGCGCGGCCAGGAAGTCGCCGAGCATCGCGGTGCCGATCAGCCACACCTCGCCGTAGATCGCGGCGCCGCCACCACCGGGCGCGACCCTGACCAGGCCGGGTTTGGGCGGCTCGGTGTCCAGCCGCGCCAGCCGGTACTGCGGTGCTGTGTGCACCGGTCCGATCCAGCGTGCCCCGCGGTCATCGAGCTGCCAGGCCAACGGCTGACCGCGCAGGTGCGCACCCACGACCAGCAGCGTGGTGGTGTCCAGGCCGGCCCGCGCCGGCCAGGGTGCATCCGGCGCCGGGGTTGACACCGCGCCGGCCTGAGCGACGCCGTCGGTGGGCAGCGTGACGAGCCGGGCCAGATCCAGCGCCAGCGCATCCGCGCCGGCCCGGGCCACCACGGTGACCCCGAACTGGGTGCCCTGCGCATCGATTCCGGACGGTACCGCGACCGCGCAGAGGTCCATCAGATTGCAGAAGTTGGTGTAGACGCCCATCCGGGAGTTGGCGGCGACCGGGTCGGCGTTCACCTCGGCGATGGTGGGATGGCCGGTGGTGGTCGGGATCAGCAGCGCGTCGCGGTCACCGAGTTCGGCCATGGCGACGGCGGTCAGCTCGGCCAGCCGGACCCGGTCGGCCAGCAGCCGGGTGGCCGGCACCGAACCGGCCGCGGAGACGATGCCCGCCACGGTCGGATCGAGTTCCGGCTCGCCGAGATGCGCGTCGACGAATTCCCCGACCGCCTCATGGCGTTCGGCGACCAGCCCGCCGTCGTAGAGCAGCCGGGCCGCCTCCAGGAACGGGTTCAGGTCGATCTCGACGATCTCGGCACCGGTGTCCGCCAACCGATCCGCGGCGGCCCGGAACAACCGCTCCCACTCCGCGGACAACCCGGGCAGTGCGCGTGGCACCGCGACCCGGGGCCGGGGCGGTGCGGCCAGCGGTGCGTCCGGCGGGAACGGCCGTGCGCCCCCGGCCAGCACACCCATCGCGGTGTCGGCGGTGTCGAGGTCGCGGGCGAACACCGTCACGACGTCATAGGACCGGCAGGCCGGCACCACCCCGTCGGTGGGCACCACGCCGACGGTCGGTTTGATCCCGACGATGCCCTGCAGCGCGGCGGGCACCCGGCCCGACCCGGCGGTGTCGGTGCCCAACGCGATGTCCACCAGGCCCAGGGCGACCGCGACGGCCGAGCCCGAACTGGAACCGCCCGAGATCCGGTCCGGGCGCCGCGCGTCGCGCACCGCACCGTAGGGGCTGCGGGCGCCGACCAGACCGGTCGCGAACTGATCCAGGTTGGTCGCCCCGATGATCACCGCGCCGGCCGCCCGCAGCCGCGTGACCACGCCTGCGTCGGTGACCGCCGGACCGCCGGGGTAACTGGGGCAGGCGGCGGTGGTGGCGATACCGGCGATGTCGATGTTGTTCTTCACCGCCGCGACCAGCCCGGCCAGCGGCGGGGCCGGATCCAGCCGGTCGACCGCCTCGGCGTCGGTCAGAGCATCGGTCAAGGGCCGCAACGTGATCCAGATCTCCGGGCGATCCACCGCGTCGATGGCGGCGTAGGCGGCACGGACCCGCTCGACCGCGGTCATGGCGGGGCTCATGCGGATGCCCCGGTGCCGACGACGACCAGCGGGGTACCCGGATCGACCAGATGCCCGGCCGAGACCAGGACCTGGGTGACCACACCGTCGGACGGTGCGCGCAAAACGGTCTCCATCTTCATCGCCTCCAGCGCCAGCAGCGGCTGGCCGGACACCACCGGATCACCGACGGCCACGTCGACCTTCCACACACTCGAGGAGAACGGTGCGTCGACGCGGTGATCGCCGTCGCCGAGCACGATCTCGGAGCTGGTGACGGTGGCATTGCTCGCGGCCCGTTCGGCGCGGTCGAATTCCCCGGCCCGCTCCCAGGCGTCGCGTTCGGCGGAGAAGGCCGCGGCCTGCTGGGCGCGGAAGGCGGCGATGTCCTCGGCGTTCTCGGCCAGGAACCGGTCATGCTCGGCCAGGGAGAAGGTGCCCTCGCTGATGTCCACCGAACCCCGCCCGGCGGCCATGTCCGCGCGCAGGTCCAGCAGTTCCTCCGCCGACACCGGATACCAGGAGATCCGGTCGAAGAACCGCAGCAGCCAGGGGCTGCCGGACTCGAACGGCGCGGTGTGCCGGTAGCGGCTCCACACCTGGGTGGTGCGGCCGACGAACTGGTAGCCGCCGGGGCCCTCCATGCCGTAGATGCACAGATAGGCGCCGCCGATGCCCACCGAGTTCTCCGCGGTCCAGGTACGCGCCGGGTTGTACTTGGTGGTGACCAGCCGGTGGCGGGGGTCCAGCGGGGTCGCGACCGGGGCGCCCAGATACACGTCGCCGAGCCCCAGGGTCAGGTACTCCGCGGCGAACACCGTGTCATAGACGTCGGCCTGGCCGCCCAAACCGTTGATGCGCCGGATGAATTCGATGTTCGACGGGCACCACGGCGCGTCATCGCGTACCCCGGAGGTGTAGCGGGCGATGGCCTCCCGGGTGGCCGGGTCATCCCAGCTCAGCGGGAGCCGGACCCGGCGGCTCGGGACCACCAGCTCCGAGGAGGCCGGCAGGTCGTCCTCGATCTCGGACAGCAGTTCCAGCAGCCGGGGGACCGGCAGCACATCCGGGTCGACGTGCACCTGCAGCGACCGGATACCGGGGGTCAGATCCAGGATTCCCCTGATCCCGGTGTCGAGCCGGGTGTGCAGCGCGTGGACCCGGGCGCGCAGCGCGAGATCCAGGACGATATCCCCGTATTCGATGAGCACGTTGTCATCGCCGCTGCGCCGGTAGGTGACCGCCGGTGCTCCGTCGGTCCCGGCGCGGCGGCGCAGCACGCCGTCGTCCCCGTCCCCGCCGGCGCGGACGAGACCGGGCGCCGCGGCGGCCCGGCCGGGGCCCAGGTCGGTGCGGGACCCGGCCTCGGCGGCGCGGACCGGGACGAACCGCACGGTGTCACCCGGGCGCAGCTGACCCAACTTCCAGCGCTGCGCCGACACCACGGTGACCGGGCAGACGAACCCGCCGAGGCTCGGTCCGTCGGGTCCCAGCAGGATCGGGGTGTCCCCGGTGAAGTCCAGTGCGCCGACCGAGTACGCGTTGTCGTGGATGTTGGAGGGGTGCAGTCCGGCCTCGCCGCCGTCGGGCCGGGCCCACTGCGGTTTCGGGCCCTCCAGGCGGACCCCGGTGCGGGCGGAGTTGAAGTGCACCCGGTAGGCGGAGCTGTACAGGGTGTCGATGTCCTCGCGGGTGAAGAACTCCGGGGCGCCGTGCGGCCCCTCGGTGACACCGAGTTCCCATTCGGTGCGCAACGCCGGACGCAGTTCCGGTGCGATCGCGCCCGACTCCGCCGTCTCATCGACGGGCTTGGTGCGCAACACATCTCCGATCTGCAGCGCACGGCCGCCGTGTCCGCCGAACCGGCCCAGGGTGAAGGTGGACGCACTGCCCAGGTAGTCGGGCACGTCCAGGCCGCCGGCCAGCAGCACATAGGTGCGCAGGCCCATCGTCTCGGCGGTGCCGACGTCGAGCACCCCGCCGGCGGGGATCCGCACCGGCTCCCACATCGGGGCGGGTAGACCGTCGACGGTCACCAGACATTCGGCGCCGGTGACGCACACCGTGGCGGGATGGCTGAACCGCAGCACGGGACCCGATGCGGTGCATTCCAGTCCGGCCGCGTGCTCGGGGTTGCCCAGGGCCTGATTGCCGAGCCGGAAGGACAGGTCGTCCATCGGCCCGCTCGGCGGCACGCCGACCTGCCAGAGCCCCACCCGGCCGGGCACATCCTGGACGGTGGTCAGCAGGCCCGGCCGGTCGACGGTGATGCGCGGCCGCGGGTCGGTGACCTCGGTCAGCGTTGCGGTGCTGTGCTGCGCCGCCCGGACGGCATCGTGTTCGAGTGCGGCACGCAGCATTCCGACGTTGACCTCGATGCCGTGCAGCTCGGTGCCGGCCAGCGCCGCGCCGAGGCGGTCCAGGGCGGTGTCCCGGTCGTCGGCGTGCGTGATGACCTTGGCCAACAGCGGGTCATACGAGGCGGTGACCTCGGTGCCGTCCTGCACCCAGCCGTCCACCCGGACGTGCTCCGGGAAGCTGACCGCGGTGATGGTGCCGATGCTGGGCCGGTAGTCCCGCATCGGGTCCTCGGCGTAGATGCGGGCCTCGACCGCGTGCCCGGTCAACGGGACGGTGGCGCAAGGGTATTCGTCGAACATGGCGGTGTCGCCGATGGCCAGCCGCATCATCCAGGCGGCCAGGTCGACGCCGGTGACGGCCTCGGTGACCGGGTGTTCGACCTGCAGGCGGGCGTTGACCTCCAGGAACGAGGCCTCCCGGCGGGCGGCGTCGTAGACGAATTCGACGGTGCCCGCCGAGCGGTAGCCCACCGAGGCGGCCAGCGCGCGCGAGGTGGCGTGCAGCTGCTCGCGGACCGCGTCGGGCAGGGCGGGGGCGGGCGCCTCCTCGATGACCTTCTGGTGGCGCCGTTGCAGCGAGCAGTCCCGATCACCCAGGGACAGCACGCGTCCGGCGCCGTCGCCGAAGATCTGCACCTCGACGTGGCGGGCGTTCTCGACGTAGCGCTCGACGAACACGCCCGTGGAGCCGAAGCTGCGTTCGGCCTGGGACACCACCCGCTGATAGGCCGAGCGAAGCTCGTCGGCGTCGCGGCACACCTGCATGCCGATGCCACCGCCGCCACCGGTCGCCTTGAGCATGACCGGGTAACCGATGGCGTCGGCGGCGGCCACCGCGGCGTCCGGGTCCTCGAGCAGATCGGAGCCGGGGAAGATCGGGACACCGGCCGCGCGGGCCGCGGCGCGCGCGGTGTGCTTGGTGCCGAACTCGCGCAGCTGTGCCGGGGTCGGGCCGGCGAAGGCGATCCCGGCGGCCTGCACCGCGTCGGCGAAATCGGCGTCCTCGGAGAGGAATCCGTACCCGGGGTGCAGGATGGTCGCTCCGGTCGAGGCGGCCGCGGCCAGGATGGCGTCCACGCGCAGGTAGCTTTCCCGGGGTGCGGCGGGCCCGACGCGCACGGCCTCGTCGGCCAGTGTGACGTGCGGGGCGCCGCGGTCGGCGTCGGAGAACACCGCGACGGTGCGCATGCCGAGTCCTTGGGCGGCGCGGACCAGGCGCACCGCGATCTCCCCGCGGTTGGCGATCAGGACGGTGTTCACGCCACCACCTCGGGCCGGGTCACGATCATCTGCACCGGCGTCGGGTCGAATGCGTTGCAGGGGTTGTTGATCTGCGGGCAGTTCGAGACCAGCACCAGGGTGTCGATCTCGGCGCGCAGCGCGACCCGCTTGCCGGGAGCCGACAATCCGTCCACGATGCCCAGCGCCCCGTCGGGATCGACGGGCACATTCATGAACCAGTTGATGTTGCTGGCCATGTCGCGGGCGCCCAGGCCGTGCCGGGACCCTTCGAGCAGGAAGTTCTCCAGGCAGCCGTGCTGGGCGCGGGTGTGCTGCCCGTAGCGCAGGGTGTTGGATTCCTTCGAGCAGGCCCCGCCTAGGGTGTCGTGCACACCCACCTCGTCGGCGACCACGGTCATCAGCGCGTCGCCGGTGTCCGCGCGCAGCACCGATCCGGTGGTCAGCGTGATGCGGCCCTGGCAGCGGATCGTCTCGGATGCCGAGTAGCGCACCCCGGTGTCGGCGGCCGAGTACAACAGGCAGTCGACGGCCTGGTTGCCGGCCAGGTCGACGATGGTCAGCACGTCACCGGCGGTCACGACGGCCGACCAGGCGGCCCGCGCCGCGACGTGCTC
This region of Mycolicibacterium diernhoferi genomic DNA includes:
- the modA gene encoding molybdate ABC transporter substrate-binding protein, which gives rise to MKAILGLLGVALLVAGCSPPAAPGSGLTVFAAASLKKTFTELGARFEKDHPGTKVTFNFAGSSDLVAQLTQGAPADVFAAADTGNMAKAVDADIVAGPPVDFATNTLTIVTTPGNPKGITSFADLAAPGTQLVVCAPQVPCGAAAAKIEKATGVELSPVSEESAVTDVLGKIITGQADAGLVYVTDAAAARDQVAAIAFPEAGDAVNTYPITVLKDAADPTAAQQFVDLVRSADGREILSAAGFAAP
- a CDS encoding TOBE domain-containing protein, which encodes MPEIRIKDAAALLGVSDDTVRRWIDGGALASHKDEAGRKVIAGEVLAEFAREQANPPADPLGVGSSARNRLVGLVTQVTSDQVMSEVQMQCGPFTVVSLMSTASVRQLGLEPGSLAVAVVKATNVIVETPAGTS
- a CDS encoding TetR/AcrR family transcriptional regulator; this encodes MRTPSSGRPRLQRRKRPGATARDEVLDAAAELFTTLGVAATSTRQIAEAVGIRQASLYHHFRTKNDILATLLSGTVESSLQAAQQLGGRPEPPVVLLHALSYLDCRLLWDSPWNLGILYLLPEVRDPHFDDFHRQRTELRKAYQDLSHRVIAGLSPTGPDTLDVGIDEDAVFRLVESLPNLRADGLGAPDQPARTADLAIHLLGWRGDWAALRTASMAVAAEMARDRAAG
- a CDS encoding sodium:solute symporter family transporter codes for the protein MIITGVAIFLLILTISGVVSARRVRGDCSNYLVAGRALPAVLVTAVLIAQPVDSNATIGNADLSAAFGFWAGAALPIGLALCLLLMGLFFAKRMRAADVVTLPEYFRNRFGRSTEVASSVLTIASFIILLAGNLVAVGFLLERFLGVSYWFGILLTVPLALLYTITGGMFASVYTGVTCVVVNIIGVVSLVIWVAGTHGFSAPEGMGAGDLSQLTSSESGAVINWATIIALGLGNLVAIDLMQRVFSARTPGGAQKACFSAAAGILLLCLPLSFVALAAVSIVGDAAADGPILYTLLGQYAPAWLAIIVISGLLAATLTTISGILLSTAAVLIRNVLQIDAAAVIMTPRVLTATRWATVPMAVLAAVVALRVPQTGILLTLAFDLLLASLVVPFVLGLYWSRGGAAAAWAAILIGIGVRMTFFVLTPTIYGVDNTLFYIPNEWVGPGADGWTTLLAGAVSLAAYLVVAAFTEKRAAPVEVEPDAQPAPAVLTTAQP
- a CDS encoding isopenicillin N synthase family dioxygenase, which encodes MTTDFTSIPVLDISALRDESGPGYRDAVAALGAAARDIGFAQIVGHGVDPALFDGLLERTTAFFALPEAEKQKVYIGNSTNHRGYVPPGEEVFSAGTVDTKEAFDLSFELPAGDPRHLAGHPLLGPNQWPELDGFREAVTAWYDAVFALSRVLLRAFAVALGEPADRFDRHVSAPPSQLRLIHYPFDPAAADRPGIGAHTDYECFTLLRPTAPGLEVLNAAGDWVDVPLIDGAFVLNIGDLLEIWTNGEFVATSHRVRKVAQERYSFPLFVNVDADTVVAPLDAFRGSGATKPTVVAGEHLFAQTAQSFRYLQDRVARGEVTMPEGAQPLDSFGRDALLHR
- the atzF gene encoding allophanate hydrolase; amino-acid sequence: MTAVERVRAAYAAIDAVDRPEIWITLRPLTDALTDAEAVDRLDPAPPLAGLVAAVKNNIDIAGIATTAACPSYPGGPAVTDAGVVTRLRAAGAVIIGATNLDQFATGLVGARSPYGAVRDARRPDRISGGSSSGSAVAVALGLVDIALGTDTAGSGRVPAALQGIVGIKPTVGVVPTDGVVPACRSYDVVTVFARDLDTADTAMGVLAGGARPFPPDAPLAAPPRPRVAVPRALPGLSAEWERLFRAAADRLADTGAEIVEIDLNPFLEAARLLYDGGLVAERHEAVGEFVDAHLGEPELDPTVAGIVSAAGSVPATRLLADRVRLAELTAVAMAELGDRDALLIPTTTGHPTIAEVNADPVAANSRMGVYTNFCNLMDLCAVAVPSGIDAQGTQFGVTVVARAGADALALDLARLVTLPTDGVAQAGAVSTPAPDAPWPARAGLDTTTLLVVGAHLRGQPLAWQLDDRGARWIGPVHTAPQYRLARLDTEPPKPGLVRVAPGGGGAAIYGEVWLIGTAMLGDFLAALPAPMSLGRATLADGTEVVGFGCTAEAFESGKDITHHGDWRGYLRRIGTGTAATRADLSGRRWSRRALVVPGTTVDTGTEVDWLQAGELYLDLRTPADMPVIGADGPDELTREDLLALCGQQAFAGRLEERDGEWTWWREVDLHPADPLPDRGLLHFADGILVETGIGRDYFEDWIATDAAPDGLELALAGADGRPGMLLRVGDQFGYLRGRSADVTPAPGMSLREAVAVADLATARALLDLEISLGTVTDGRWVITRSTLPFRIGDDLAPEFGDGEITVADHGGAPRRRWSIARDHSETQLALQD
- the uca gene encoding urea carboxylase — protein: MNTVLIANRGEIAVRLVRAAQGLGMRTVAVFSDADRGAPHVTLADEAVRVGPAAPRESYLRVDAILAAAASTGATILHPGYGFLSEDADFADAVQAAGIAFAGPTPAQLREFGTKHTARAAARAAGVPIFPGSDLLEDPDAAVAAADAIGYPVMLKATGGGGGIGMQVCRDADELRSAYQRVVSQAERSFGSTGVFVERYVENARHVEVQIFGDGAGRVLSLGDRDCSLQRRHQKVIEEAPAPALPDAVREQLHATSRALAASVGYRSAGTVEFVYDAARREASFLEVNARLQVEHPVTEAVTGVDLAAWMMRLAIGDTAMFDEYPCATVPLTGHAVEARIYAEDPMRDYRPSIGTITAVSFPEHVRVDGWVQDGTEVTASYDPLLAKVITHADDRDTALDRLGAALAGTELHGIEVNVGMLRAALEHDAVRAAQHSTATLTEVTDPRPRITVDRPGLLTTVQDVPGRVGLWQVGVPPSGPMDDLSFRLGNQALGNPEHAAGLECTASGPVLRFSHPATVCVTGAECLVTVDGLPAPMWEPVRIPAGGVLDVGTAETMGLRTYVLLAGGLDVPDYLGSASTFTLGRFGGHGGRALQIGDVLRTKPVDETAESGAIAPELRPALRTEWELGVTEGPHGAPEFFTREDIDTLYSSAYRVHFNSARTGVRLEGPKPQWARPDGGEAGLHPSNIHDNAYSVGALDFTGDTPILLGPDGPSLGGFVCPVTVVSAQRWKLGQLRPGDTVRFVPVRAAEAGSRTDLGPGRAAAAPGLVRAGGDGDDGVLRRRAGTDGAPAVTYRRSGDDNVLIEYGDIVLDLALRARVHALHTRLDTGIRGILDLTPGIRSLQVHVDPDVLPVPRLLELLSEIEDDLPASSELVVPSRRVRLPLSWDDPATREAIARYTSGVRDDAPWCPSNIEFIRRINGLGGQADVYDTVFAAEYLTLGLGDVYLGAPVATPLDPRHRLVTTKYNPARTWTAENSVGIGGAYLCIYGMEGPGGYQFVGRTTQVWSRYRHTAPFESGSPWLLRFFDRISWYPVSAEELLDLRADMAAGRGSVDISEGTFSLAEHDRFLAENAEDIAAFRAQQAAAFSAERDAWERAGEFDRAERAASNATVTSSEIVLGDGDHRVDAPFSSSVWKVDVAVGDPVVSGQPLLALEAMKMETVLRAPSDGVVTQVLVSAGHLVDPGTPLVVVGTGASA
- a CDS encoding urea amidolyase associated protein UAAP2; amino-acid sequence: MTTTIAPLIPGTVVLDEHVAARAAWSAVVTAGDVLTIVDLAGNQAVDCLLYSAADTGVRYSASETIRCQGRITLTTGSVLRADTGDALMTVVADEVGVHDTLGGACSKESNTLRYGQHTRAQHGCLENFLLEGSRHGLGARDMASNINWFMNVPVDPDGALGIVDGLSAPGKRVALRAEIDTLVLVSNCPQINNPCNAFDPTPVQMIVTRPEVVA